The following proteins come from a genomic window of unidentified bacterial endosymbiont:
- a CDS encoding type IV secretion system protein produces the protein MITSITTNVFQEIGGTFDNFLQFFLINTSSSLIKEITPWAISFTTVYIILYGYMILLGKIQEPFSDFITKSAKIILIGGLALKTDLYLEWVVGFFQGIEESLTQAFSQSDTGSSIYASLDNSLSKGLEIVLQCRQKATSAGWGSFSLAFSWWLIAALIMTGFGLVVCVGGIAVMMSTVMLKLAFAIGPLFVLCAMWPVTAKFFDSWVSFLLNHILIAALTTVVMVLAIEVYGVELQKINFDSDQNMLLVSLELLIVAGILYAVVKSVLPMAAALAGGFTMAVVGISHLARYGSLGAKAAKSVGKAGLTAGKGLYKAGRWAAGRMGGRNSVSNTK, from the coding sequence ATGATCACTTCAATAACAACCAACGTATTTCAAGAGATTGGTGGAACTTTTGATAATTTTTTACAGTTTTTTTTAATTAATACTTCATCAAGTTTAATCAAGGAAATAACTCCCTGGGCTATTAGTTTTACCACTGTTTATATTATTCTTTATGGTTATATGATTTTACTGGGGAAAATACAGGAACCTTTCAGTGATTTTATAACTAAGTCTGCAAAAATTATATTGATTGGTGGTCTAGCTTTAAAAACAGATCTTTATCTGGAGTGGGTGGTTGGCTTTTTTCAAGGGATAGAGGAAAGTTTAACACAAGCTTTTAGTCAAAGTGATACAGGGAGTTCAATCTACGCCTCTTTGGATAATAGCCTAAGCAAAGGGCTTGAGATTGTTCTCCAGTGTCGCCAAAAGGCTACATCAGCTGGGTGGGGTAGTTTTTCGTTAGCTTTCTCTTGGTGGCTTATTGCTGCTCTGATTATGACAGGTTTTGGTTTGGTGGTCTGTGTGGGTGGCATCGCTGTCATGATGTCGACCGTCATGTTAAAGCTAGCTTTTGCTATAGGGCCTTTATTTGTTTTATGCGCCATGTGGCCTGTCACTGCTAAGTTTTTTGACTCCTGGGTCAGCTTTCTTCTGAATCACATATTGATTGCTGCGCTGACTACTGTGGTTATGGTGTTGGCGATTGAAGTCTACGGTGTAGAACTTCAAAAGATAAATTTTGATTCTGATCAAAACATGCTCTTGGTGTCTTTAGAGCTATTGATCGTCGCTGGAATTTTATATGCAGTGGTGAAGAGTGTTTTACCCATGGCGGCAGCGCTGGCGGGTGGATTCACAATGGCTGTCGTGGGAATAAGCCATTTAGCGCGGTACGGCTCGCTTGGTGCAAAGGCGGCTAAAAGTGTAGGGAAAGCTGGTTTGACTGCAGGAAAGGGTTTATATAAAGCTGGCAGGTGGGCTGCTGGTCGTATGGGTGGCAGAAATTCTGTTTCCAACACAAAATAA
- a CDS encoding helix-turn-helix domain-containing protein, whose translation MKLSIKLTETERFTLQQLSLNHHYRETRMRGAGLLLLAKGLKPVEVSKELLVSFRAVYNWIHRWRRAGICGLLCQYNGGRPRALSPEMVASAVDAACSESLSLAGIAKRVEAEHGALPCTLETLASALKEQGLSYKRSRYSLKKNVMKPVTLQNQLYSQGSNCSPVKTTNIV comes from the coding sequence ATGAAATTGTCCATAAAATTGACAGAAACTGAGCGCTTTACATTACAACAACTATCTTTAAACCATCATTATAGAGAGACCAGGATGCGAGGAGCTGGACTGTTACTACTAGCCAAGGGACTCAAACCGGTTGAAGTTTCCAAGGAGCTTTTGGTTAGTTTTCGAGCGGTGTATAACTGGATCCATAGGTGGCGCCGAGCAGGTATTTGTGGCCTGCTTTGTCAATATAACGGCGGCCGACCACGAGCGCTGTCGCCAGAAATGGTTGCCAGTGCTGTCGACGCTGCATGCTCGGAATCATTGAGTTTAGCAGGCATAGCCAAACGAGTGGAAGCTGAACATGGTGCCTTACCTTGCACGCTAGAAACACTCGCTTCGGCGCTTAAAGAGCAAGGGCTCTCCTATAAAAGATCACGTTATTCACTTAAAAAAAACGTGATGAAGCCTGTTACATTGCAAAATCAGCTGTACTCTCAAGGCTCAAATTGCTCTCCCGTGAAGACAACAAATATCGTTTGA
- a CDS encoding IS3 family transposase, which produces MGDSTRREGYPKKSLGHLLSGPQVKYQFMQKHAGEFSVERMSNVLGVSRSGYYQFIKAEPSKRYCEDERLISEIKEVYTISNQIYGSPRIHAELRARGERCSRKRVCRLMKAAHIAAKMKKRFKVTTIVDPKAAVAPNLLKQKFTATRPDQYWAADITYIPTQEGWLYVAIVLDLFSRSIVGMDMQAHMTTELVAAALRQAITRRKPAAGLIHHSDRGSQYTSKGFKAVSAHHQITLSMSSTGNCYDNAVAESFFHTLKTEHTHFERFESREQAKLSIFEYVEVFYNRQRRHSTLGYLSPVNFEKNWLSQVA; this is translated from the coding sequence ATTGGCGATAGCACGCGAAGAGAGGGATATCCTAAAAAAAGCCTTGGGCATCTTCTCAGTGGCCCGCAAGTAAAATACCAGTTTATGCAAAAGCATGCTGGGGAATTCAGCGTAGAGAGGATGTCCAACGTGTTAGGTGTATCCCGCAGTGGCTATTATCAGTTTATCAAGGCTGAGCCATCCAAGCGCTATTGTGAGGATGAGCGTTTAATATCTGAAATTAAAGAGGTTTATACCATAAGCAACCAAATTTACGGTAGCCCACGTATCCATGCTGAGTTACGAGCTAGAGGTGAGCGCTGTTCACGCAAACGGGTTTGTCGGCTAATGAAAGCAGCCCATATTGCGGCTAAGATGAAAAAACGATTTAAGGTAACCACAATAGTCGATCCAAAGGCCGCAGTGGCGCCTAATTTACTCAAGCAGAAGTTCACAGCCACTCGCCCTGATCAATACTGGGCAGCAGATATTACCTATATTCCGACCCAAGAGGGATGGTTGTATGTTGCTATCGTACTGGACCTGTTCTCTCGTAGTATCGTGGGGATGGATATGCAAGCTCACATGACCACCGAGTTAGTAGCCGCAGCATTACGCCAGGCAATAACACGGAGGAAGCCTGCTGCAGGTCTCATCCACCACTCCGACCGAGGCAGCCAGTATACCAGCAAAGGATTCAAGGCTGTATCGGCGCATCACCAGATAACGCTTAGCATGAGTAGTACGGGCAATTGTTATGACAATGCAGTAGCAGAGAGTTTTTTCCATACCTTAAAAACAGAGCACACCCACTTTGAACGTTTTGAGAGCAGAGAACAAGCCAAATTGAGCATTTTTGAATACGTAGAAGTGTTTTATAACCGACAGAGACGGCACTCAACGCTAGGCTATCTGTCTCCTGTAAATTTTGAAAAAAATTGGTTATCCCAGGTCGCTTAA
- a CDS encoding prepilin peptidase, producing MLFNVLMLTIFLLVSVLLYKPIILLSRIIVKHLETQVLDNTGCFTKEASSNQYQSSVNNFFVILAVFIISTTSIYFNGFYLLLGFLLLTCGIIDFERRYLPEELTTLLLWSALILSALGFVELPLKESVFGAVSGFSFIFVLDCFLKATKRGAFGSGDASFLAAIGAWSGPLMVPLVFSLALLGHSKGGARKPFGHRLAMAGWVCVLLRLIARKL from the coding sequence ATGTTATTTAATGTATTGATGCTAACAATTTTTCTATTGGTTAGCGTTTTACTGTATAAACCAATTATTTTATTGTCAAGAATTATTGTTAAACATCTAGAAACTCAGGTTTTAGATAACACAGGGTGTTTTACTAAAGAAGCGTCAAGTAATCAATATCAATCTTCTGTCAATAATTTTTTTGTAATTTTAGCTGTTTTTATTATTTCAACAACTTCTATTTACTTTAATGGTTTTTATCTGCTTCTAGGTTTTTTGTTATTAACTTGCGGTATTATTGATTTTGAAAGACGCTATTTACCTGAAGAGCTAACCACACTGCTGCTCTGGTCAGCGTTAATCCTTTCAGCCTTAGGGTTTGTAGAGTTGCCGCTAAAAGAGAGTGTGTTCGGAGCAGTCAGTGGTTTTAGTTTTATTTTTGTCCTAGATTGCTTCTTAAAGGCGACTAAACGAGGAGCGTTCGGCTCTGGGGATGCCTCATTTTTAGCAGCCATCGGCGCTTGGAGCGGCCCCCTAATGGTTCCCCTGGTTTTTAGCCTAGCGTTGCTCGGCCACTCGAAGGGTGGGGCTAGAAAGCCTTTTGGCCATCGCTTGGCTATGGCCGGTTGGGTTTGTGTTCTGCTCAGGTTAATCGCCAGAAAACTGTAG
- a CDS encoding Rpn family recombination-promoting nuclease/putative transposase, which produces MPHDGVFKKCMSDLMVAEDFLRAHLPAVIQQQLDFTTLSLSSGSFVDEDIKQYCSDIVYSLKSTQGEDCYIYCLVEHQSSDDPLMPFRLLRYSLAVMQKHLDQAKKRGQESKVVPLVVPLLFYHGPKQPYPHTNKMRFVDCFENVALAEQLYHGPFPLVDITVVPDEEILTHRSIALLEAVLKHIWSRDLLEKAILLAQAWAIANPTRELARTLMYYMWRIGEVSDENALVETIIRAVPSSQEDVMTIAQRFEQRGEQRGEQRGRLDERLAIAKGMLAEGADEKFVKRVTKLSDEDMSQLRLH; this is translated from the coding sequence ATGCCTCACGATGGGGTATTCAAAAAATGTATGAGCGACTTAATGGTCGCTGAGGATTTTTTGAGAGCCCACCTGCCAGCAGTGATTCAGCAGCAGCTGGATTTCACGACACTCAGCCTCTCCTCTGGCTCTTTTGTAGATGAGGATATAAAACAGTACTGTTCCGATATTGTGTATTCACTCAAAAGCACTCAGGGTGAAGATTGCTATATCTACTGCCTAGTGGAACACCAAAGCAGTGATGACCCCCTAATGCCCTTTCGGCTATTGCGCTACAGTTTAGCTGTGATGCAGAAGCATCTCGATCAAGCGAAAAAGAGAGGCCAGGAATCTAAGGTGGTTCCACTGGTAGTGCCGCTCTTATTTTATCACGGGCCCAAACAACCCTATCCCCATACCAACAAAATGCGCTTTGTCGACTGCTTTGAGAACGTAGCGCTGGCTGAGCAGCTATACCATGGACCCTTCCCCTTAGTGGACATCACCGTCGTTCCAGACGAAGAGATACTCACTCATCGAAGCATTGCACTACTAGAGGCGGTACTGAAACATATTTGGTCTAGAGACCTACTGGAAAAAGCGATTTTGCTAGCTCAGGCTTGGGCTATTGCCAACCCTACACGTGAATTAGCCAGGACTTTGATGTATTATATGTGGAGAATAGGAGAAGTTTCTGATGAGAATGCGCTTGTAGAGACTATCATCCGAGCAGTTCCTAGTTCGCAGGAGGATGTGATGACCATTGCACAAAGATTTGAACAACGTGGTGAACAACGTGGTGAACAGCGCGGTAGATTAGACGAGCGACTTGCCATCGCCAAAGGTATGTTAGCTGAAGGCGCCGATGAAAAATTTGTTAAAAGAGTCACTAAGCTCTCCGATGAAGATATGTCACAACTGCGCCTGCATTGA
- a CDS encoding IS630 family transposase → MLSREDNKYRLIYFDESGFSSTPPVQNGWGPRGQPHRVEPKPHCRRSVLGALDFSANTLSHKIIEQNVTRKEVVDFLEDIAQKGEQRYTFVVLDNASIHHGIEQETLKRWFVENNMVLLYLPAYSPELNLIEIVWKQAKYHWRRLVTWSKQTINTEINRLLSSYGNIFAVNFSR, encoded by the coding sequence TTGCTCTCCCGTGAAGACAACAAATATCGTTTGATCTATTTTGATGAAAGTGGTTTTTCCTCTACCCCTCCTGTTCAGAATGGTTGGGGACCTAGAGGGCAGCCGCATCGGGTAGAACCAAAACCACACTGCAGACGTTCGGTACTGGGGGCTTTAGATTTTTCAGCTAACACCTTGTCCCATAAGATTATTGAGCAAAATGTGACAAGAAAAGAGGTCGTTGACTTTTTAGAGGATATTGCCCAGAAGGGTGAGCAACGCTATACCTTTGTGGTATTAGATAATGCCAGTATTCATCATGGCATTGAGCAAGAGACATTGAAACGGTGGTTCGTGGAGAACAATATGGTACTTCTTTATCTTCCCGCTTATAGTCCAGAGCTTAATTTGATTGAGATAGTTTGGAAACAAGCTAAGTATCATTGGCGCCGCTTGGTAACCTGGAGTAAACAAACTATCAATACAGAAATTAACCGCTTGTTGAGCTCTTATGGCAATATTTTTGCAGTTAATTTTTCGCGATAA
- the virB5 gene encoding P-type DNA transfer protein VirB5 translates to MDHFPSWMTFLLWMILSVWGLFGNHAQAIVVIDKLNLSNNIKQQIQTMAQWKQQYEQMTSQIKQLESQHAALTGSRNLGKIFDNPALKNYLPQDWQSVYDRVRMGGYAGLSGSGKEIYDQNHIFDSCSHIGNKEQRLACEARAVKPAQDKGFALDAYQSAQSRIQQIDQLMSAINTDLATFF, encoded by the coding sequence ATGGATCACTTTCCCAGCTGGATGACCTTTTTGCTCTGGATGATACTGTCGGTTTGGGGACTGTTTGGGAACCATGCTCAAGCAATAGTCGTTATCGACAAACTCAACTTAAGCAACAACATTAAGCAGCAAATCCAAACCATGGCGCAATGGAAACAGCAGTATGAACAGATGACCAGCCAAATCAAGCAACTAGAAAGCCAGCATGCAGCGCTCACTGGATCACGCAACTTAGGGAAAATCTTTGATAACCCAGCCCTAAAAAATTATCTTCCACAGGATTGGCAGAGTGTTTATGACCGAGTACGGATGGGTGGTTACGCCGGATTAAGCGGTAGTGGCAAAGAGATCTATGACCAAAACCATATTTTTGATAGCTGCTCACATATAGGCAACAAGGAACAGCGACTAGCCTGCGAAGCCCGAGCGGTAAAACCGGCACAAGACAAAGGGTTCGCTTTAGATGCCTATCAATCAGCCCAAAGTCGCATTCAACAGATAGACCAGCTAATGTCCGCCATCAATACTGATCTTGCCACCTTTTTTTAG
- the pilM gene encoding type IV pilus biogenesis protein PilM: MGYIIAIMMFMSSVMGLWFFNQNQILIENSIHHSETESYINHIKIYADALEVFIKTKPVNQEEVADNQLNLPAWFTGDHRIKKQLFSGRGYVYLPAVPGLFESLHQALHGSLLLGKVNNQKMVHLTEGKLEIPLPPDIPDGYIVYVI; encoded by the coding sequence ATGGGTTATATTATAGCAATCATGATGTTTATGAGCTCTGTGATGGGACTATGGTTTTTTAATCAAAACCAAATTTTAATAGAAAACAGTATTCACCATTCAGAAACAGAGTCCTATATCAATCATATAAAAATCTATGCGGATGCCCTTGAGGTTTTTATTAAAACAAAGCCAGTCAATCAAGAGGAAGTGGCTGATAATCAACTCAATCTACCTGCATGGTTTACCGGAGACCACAGAATTAAAAAACAGCTTTTTTCAGGAAGAGGCTATGTTTACCTACCAGCAGTTCCCGGTCTGTTTGAATCCTTGCATCAAGCACTTCATGGTTCACTGCTCTTAGGAAAAGTCAATAATCAGAAGATGGTTCATTTGACTGAAGGAAAACTAGAGATTCCTTTGCCACCAGATATTCCTGATGGATATATTGTTTATGTTATTTAA
- the tsaE gene encoding tRNA (adenosine(37)-N6)-threonylcarbamoyltransferase complex ATPase subunit type 1 TsaE produces the protein MGYQLLALPNESATEALGATVARACIQAMTLYLQGELGAGKTTFCRGFLTALGHQGSVKSPTYTLVESYSLPPWQIYHFDLYRIVEPAELELIGIRDYQQDNAILLIEWPQQGGELIPEADITLQFRTHSTGRQVRLQAHSPQGKQQLQRLTDE, from the coding sequence ATGGGTTACCAACTCCTAGCGCTGCCGAATGAGTCGGCAACCGAGGCGTTAGGGGCCACCGTTGCACGCGCCTGTATTCAAGCGATGACGCTCTATTTACAGGGTGAATTAGGGGCAGGTAAGACCACCTTTTGTCGAGGTTTCCTGACCGCCTTAGGGCATCAAGGTAGCGTTAAAAGCCCCACCTACACGTTGGTAGAGTCCTATTCCCTTCCCCCTTGGCAGATCTACCATTTCGATCTCTACCGTATTGTCGAACCGGCAGAGTTAGAGCTGATTGGTATTCGGGATTATCAGCAAGATAACGCGATACTACTCATTGAGTGGCCACAACAGGGCGGGGAGTTAATTCCCGAAGCGGATATTACCCTACAATTTCGCACGCACTCGACGGGGCGACAGGTGAGGCTGCAGGCGCACTCTCCCCAGGGGAAACAGCAGCTGCAACGGTTAACGGATGAGTAG
- a CDS encoding N-acetylmuramoyl-L-alanine amidase, translating into MSSRLGWSHWGWLLLLSYSLVVSTTGSASPQRRVKRLQPPVVRSRPRRSAPSLPPKPQLPAKVAPVIVAIDAGHGGKDPGAVGPSGSQEKQITLAIAHRLAALLKKDPHFTPVLIRSSDQFIPVGERSALAREQRAQLLISIHADGAANPQARGASIWVLSNQRAYREVGRWLTQPKPQLLGGAAPLLAQPRDSHLHHTLLDLQFGHSQQVGQQVAIAVLQELAKVVPLHKQEPEYASLGVLQSPDIPSLLVESGFITHREEERLLKRPQHQQQIANAVYRGIKRYFQAAQRVQPAAPQQSTTLAQAPAARKPPAAASQTQTVFQPRLHIVQRGESLFSIATRYGLTWRTLQHHNRLSSSQLRIGQKIELPLPTKLVKQLH; encoded by the coding sequence ATGAGTAGCCGGTTGGGTTGGAGCCACTGGGGGTGGCTGCTGCTGCTCAGTTATTCTCTCGTCGTTAGCACCACTGGATCAGCCTCGCCGCAACGTCGTGTCAAGCGCCTGCAGCCGCCGGTGGTTCGCTCGCGACCGCGGCGATCCGCACCGAGCCTACCTCCTAAACCGCAGCTTCCAGCTAAGGTAGCTCCTGTTATAGTGGCGATTGATGCTGGACATGGGGGAAAAGATCCCGGTGCTGTAGGTCCGAGTGGGTCACAGGAGAAGCAGATCACCTTGGCGATAGCTCATCGCTTGGCCGCCCTGTTGAAGAAGGACCCCCACTTTACACCCGTACTGATCCGCAGCAGTGACCAGTTTATCCCAGTGGGAGAGCGCTCGGCCCTAGCACGCGAACAGCGGGCACAGCTGTTGATCTCGATTCATGCCGATGGCGCGGCCAACCCTCAGGCTCGTGGTGCCTCGATTTGGGTACTATCAAACCAGCGGGCCTACCGAGAGGTCGGCCGCTGGCTTACACAACCGAAGCCACAGCTGCTAGGGGGCGCTGCCCCACTATTAGCACAACCGCGCGATAGTCATCTCCATCACACTCTATTAGATCTGCAATTTGGGCATTCCCAGCAGGTGGGCCAGCAGGTGGCGATTGCGGTGCTTCAGGAGTTAGCCAAAGTGGTTCCACTGCATAAGCAGGAGCCGGAATATGCCAGCTTAGGGGTATTACAATCACCCGATATTCCCTCGCTGCTGGTTGAGAGCGGTTTTATCACGCATCGGGAGGAGGAGCGCCTGCTGAAGCGTCCACAACATCAACAGCAGATAGCCAACGCAGTCTATCGTGGCATCAAGCGCTATTTCCAAGCGGCTCAGCGAGTACAGCCCGCAGCACCCCAGCAAAGCACTACGCTGGCCCAGGCGCCAGCGGCTCGCAAGCCGCCAGCAGCGGCCTCTCAAACCCAGACGGTTTTCCAACCACGCCTGCATATCGTGCAGCGAGGGGAGTCACTGTTTTCCATTGCAACCCGTTATGGGCTCACTTGGCGCACGCTCCAGCACCACAATCGGCTGAGCAGTAGCCAGCTCAGGATTGGGCAAAAAATAGAGCTTCCCCTGCCGACTAAGCTGGTCAAACAGTTGCATTAG
- a CDS encoding transposase yields the protein MNQGESRSYDKEFKLNAVKLYHSTGKTLCQLSEELGVPKSTLAGWVHQHNKDGAEAFPGKGYLKASDAELSQLRKELAIAREERDILKKALGIFSVARK from the coding sequence ATGAATCAAGGGGAATCAAGGAGCTATGATAAGGAATTCAAGCTGAATGCGGTAAAGCTGTATCACAGCACTGGTAAAACGCTCTGTCAATTGAGCGAGGAATTGGGAGTTCCCAAGAGTACATTGGCAGGGTGGGTCCATCAGCATAACAAGGATGGTGCAGAGGCTTTCCCGGGCAAAGGATACCTGAAAGCGTCTGATGCTGAGCTCAGTCAATTGCGGAAAGAATTGGCGATAGCACGCGAAGAGAGGGATATCCTAAAAAAAGCCTTGGGCATCTTCTCAGTGGCCCGCAAGTAA
- a CDS encoding ankyrin repeat domain-containing protein, with amino-acid sequence MSSTTELNFLSKIDDLLAEGRSLNEQDDNGYTILHRAIEANQLNIVKRLLKEEVDINIKNGYGHTPLHLIVHLCAEISIDLGGFYNRQLDILDHLLEKVKDVDVKDNLERTAIHLAVLRNNPDTLKRLLEKGANINIKDKDGYTPLHLAVRDSRLSMVEFLLENDADLNVKNKEGFTAVHLSSDEAYRFVERYAENLDTIGSSSIHVLNILHSFLLKDSAKLYVTNNAGQTPISLILKIANLLYDSELDKILIENLGNKITIRQFITAGNTTKFTKLFFNKNTVSSLKLKIDKPSEVTRKLDLNILIKKQIEKEEKKLDLFNECLPINIGRLPRELKENIFFRLTEDDLKNLRLALLEEQPDSSIKGSVTDSDANLPNLKQDMLVISDPQTGNEEDMKPSSIPENSSAIVHTL; translated from the coding sequence ATGTCTAGTACGACAGAGTTAAATTTTTTATCAAAAATAGATGATTTATTAGCAGAAGGAAGAAGTTTAAATGAACAAGATGATAACGGATATACTATACTTCATCGAGCTATCGAGGCTAATCAGTTAAATATTGTAAAGCGTCTATTAAAAGAAGAAGTAGATATAAACATAAAGAATGGTTATGGACATACTCCACTTCATTTAATTGTTCACTTGTGCGCTGAAATTAGTATCGATCTAGGGGGATTCTACAACCGTCAGCTAGATATTTTAGACCATTTGTTAGAAAAAGTAAAAGATGTAGATGTAAAGGATAACCTTGAACGTACTGCAATACACCTAGCTGTTTTAAGAAATAATCCGGATACTTTAAAACGTTTGTTAGAAAAAGGCGCTAATATAAATATAAAAGATAAAGATGGATATACTCCACTTCACCTGGCTGTTAGAGACAGTCGTTTAAGTATGGTAGAATTTTTATTGGAAAATGACGCAGATTTAAACGTAAAAAATAAAGAAGGGTTTACCGCCGTTCACTTATCTAGTGATGAAGCTTATAGATTTGTTGAACGATATGCTGAAAATTTAGATACTATAGGGTCGTCCAGTATACATGTTTTAAATATATTACATTCATTTCTCTTAAAAGACAGTGCTAAATTATATGTAACAAATAATGCAGGACAGACACCAATATCTCTTATTTTAAAAATAGCTAATTTATTATACGATTCGGAATTAGACAAAATTCTTATAGAAAATTTAGGTAATAAAATAACAATTCGTCAGTTCATTACAGCAGGAAATACGACAAAATTCACCAAATTATTTTTTAATAAAAATACTGTATCATCATTAAAATTAAAAATTGACAAACCTTCAGAGGTTACAAGAAAATTGGATCTCAATATTTTAATTAAAAAACAAATTGAAAAAGAAGAGAAAAAATTAGATTTATTCAATGAATGTCTCCCAATAAATATTGGGAGACTTCCACGTGAGTTGAAAGAAAACATATTTTTTCGTTTAACCGAAGATGATTTAAAAAATTTACGACTTGCGCTTTTGGAAGAACAACCGGATAGTTCGATTAAAGGATCCGTCACTGATAGTGACGCTAACCTCCCTAACCTAAAGCAGGATATGCTCGTGATCAGCGACCCTCAGACAGGGAATGAAGAGGATATGAAACCTTCCTCAATCCCTGAGAACTCATCGGCTATTGTTCACACACTGTAA
- the traF gene encoding conjugal transfer protein TraF, whose translation MIKKTAVASAVSLLIAGNALAANTYFDARNDAMGGVGVASSMDNSALLANPALIAKTNKLSLTIPSLGLQLSDKNHLIDEFKKIKSKVDEYESNRHAHLMNAQQGAGELKSILEAVKDKNVNFNIGLSASVIIPSETNKIGLFAKTHADATVHTMVDEADLRLLNLIQNGQVPAVDFEHNTDSELRGLASWVTDYGVSVARSFEVAGKPLHIGLSPKMQEIKIYNYAVGVNKFDRKDMKASQYQSQHKKFNVDLGVAAELSEQLTVGLVGKNLLRNKLETKAINDKSFTYETSPLVTAGASYRWERFTAAADVDLTPIKAFSNQKGNQYAAVGAEWEALSWAKLRAGYRIDMKNSKPNMATVGFGFHPGEKVKFDVTGMVGSKRNLGAALQLSIAI comes from the coding sequence ATGATCAAAAAAACAGCAGTAGCCTCAGCAGTGAGCCTATTAATAGCCGGCAATGCGCTGGCTGCCAACACCTATTTTGATGCTCGAAATGATGCTATGGGCGGAGTCGGGGTCGCTTCATCTATGGATAACAGCGCACTACTAGCCAACCCTGCTTTAATCGCCAAAACCAATAAACTTAGCCTGACCATCCCCTCACTCGGCCTACAGCTGTCAGACAAAAACCATTTGATTGATGAGTTCAAAAAAATCAAATCGAAGGTGGATGAGTATGAAAGCAACCGCCACGCCCACCTTATGAATGCCCAACAAGGGGCTGGGGAACTGAAATCTATCCTGGAAGCAGTCAAAGATAAAAATGTTAACTTCAATATTGGCCTGTCAGCAAGCGTCATCATTCCTTCAGAAACTAATAAAATAGGTTTGTTCGCTAAAACACACGCAGATGCCACCGTACATACGATGGTTGACGAAGCAGACTTAAGACTGCTTAATTTGATCCAGAATGGACAAGTCCCAGCTGTAGACTTTGAGCACAACACAGACTCTGAACTGCGTGGCCTAGCGTCTTGGGTCACTGACTATGGTGTTTCAGTCGCTCGTAGCTTCGAAGTGGCCGGTAAACCCCTGCACATCGGACTTTCTCCAAAAATGCAGGAGATTAAAATCTATAACTACGCAGTGGGGGTTAATAAATTCGACCGCAAGGATATGAAAGCCAGTCAGTACCAATCACAACACAAGAAATTCAATGTTGATCTTGGTGTGGCTGCCGAGCTTTCAGAGCAACTGACGGTCGGTTTGGTAGGTAAAAATCTGCTCCGCAATAAACTGGAAACTAAAGCCATTAACGACAAAAGCTTTACTTACGAGACATCACCGTTAGTCACGGCCGGAGCCTCCTATCGCTGGGAGCGTTTCACCGCTGCTGCTGATGTTGATTTGACCCCCATCAAGGCGTTTTCCAATCAAAAAGGCAACCAATATGCTGCTGTCGGTGCTGAATGGGAAGCATTGAGCTGGGCAAAACTCCGCGCCGGTTATCGGATTGACATGAAAAATAGCAAACCGAACATGGCCACTGTTGGTTTTGGTTTTCACCCGGGTGAAAAGGTTAAATTTGATGTGACTGGAATGGTTGGCTCTAAAAGAAATTTAGGTGCCGCGCTGCAACTGAGTATCGCCATTTAA
- a CDS encoding EexN family lipoprotein, producing the protein MKKLMMTVTLLGTTLLSGCFEDKPKKSVTPQKVVVEITQPKKEEIHTVTWFKEHQEERQAMLASCRDNPGELENSPNCVNAMQAENELDAEKRGGLGVKRIENIYEIYQKALKNNSSKNKK; encoded by the coding sequence ATGAAAAAATTAATGATGACTGTCACCCTGCTAGGAACGACTTTGCTCAGTGGCTGTTTTGAAGACAAACCTAAAAAATCTGTCACACCACAAAAAGTAGTAGTGGAAATCACGCAACCCAAAAAAGAAGAGATTCACACTGTGACCTGGTTCAAAGAACACCAGGAAGAGCGGCAAGCGATGCTGGCTAGCTGTAGAGATAATCCGGGAGAACTTGAGAACTCTCCCAATTGTGTTAACGCCATGCAGGCAGAGAATGAGCTCGATGCTGAAAAACGTGGTGGCCTTGGGGTTAAACGCATAGAAAATATTTATGAGATATATCAAAAGGCACTTAAAAATAACAGTTCAAAAAATAAAAAATGA